Proteins encoded within one genomic window of Tabrizicola piscis:
- the ftsZ gene encoding cell division protein FtsZ, with protein MALNLTMTPEREELKPRITVFGVGGAGGNAVNNMIDQALEGVEFVVANTDAQALQQSRAHARIQMGVKVTEGLGAGARPTVGAAAAEETIEEIVDHLAGAHMCFITAGMGGGTGTGAAPIIAQAARELGVLTVGVVTKPFQFEGNKRMRQAEDGIEALQKVVDTLIIIPNQNLFRLANERTTFTEAFAMADDVLYQGVKGVTDLMVRPGLINLDFADVRAVMDEMGKAMMGTGEASGEDRAVQAAEKAIANPLLDEISLHGAKGVLINITGGHDLTLFELDEAANIIREKVDPDANIIVGSTLDTSMEGRIRVSVVATGIDASAAKLEVPVARRSMAAPLTLTPAHQPEAARPMPQPVAAMAASVARQPMEDDVETTVAGLFDPAATEAEIEAEAMPADDLPPPVYRPQAAPQPSMIRSAPAAIEEDPSVFVAPRPRAAGQPSPEALARLQAAVARPAAGGAPKFAGRPAPVPAAQPAPAAAAPAAGKPRFGIGSLINRMAGHLEAASERPIPASGRAQPPVTAYEDDHDMGTDQDRIEIPAFLRRQAN; from the coding sequence ATGGCACTCAATCTGACGATGACCCCCGAAAGGGAAGAGCTTAAGCCGCGCATCACCGTCTTCGGTGTGGGCGGGGCAGGCGGCAACGCGGTGAACAACATGATCGACCAGGCCCTTGAGGGGGTCGAGTTTGTCGTGGCCAACACCGACGCACAGGCCTTGCAGCAAAGCCGGGCCCATGCGCGCATTCAGATGGGTGTCAAAGTGACCGAGGGTCTGGGCGCAGGCGCGCGACCGACCGTCGGTGCAGCTGCCGCGGAAGAGACCATCGAGGAAATCGTCGATCACCTTGCCGGCGCGCATATGTGCTTCATCACTGCCGGGATGGGTGGTGGCACGGGCACGGGTGCGGCCCCGATCATCGCGCAAGCCGCGCGCGAGCTGGGCGTGCTGACCGTTGGCGTCGTGACCAAGCCCTTCCAGTTCGAAGGCAACAAGCGGATGCGGCAGGCCGAGGACGGGATCGAAGCCCTGCAGAAGGTCGTGGATACGCTGATCATCATCCCGAACCAGAACCTGTTCCGGCTGGCCAACGAACGCACGACCTTTACCGAAGCCTTCGCGATGGCTGACGACGTGCTCTATCAGGGCGTCAAGGGTGTGACGGACCTGATGGTCCGCCCCGGCCTGATCAACCTCGACTTTGCCGACGTGCGCGCCGTGATGGACGAGATGGGCAAGGCGATGATGGGCACCGGCGAAGCCAGCGGTGAAGACCGCGCGGTGCAGGCGGCGGAAAAGGCAATTGCCAACCCGCTTCTGGATGAAATCAGCCTGCATGGCGCCAAGGGTGTGTTGATCAATATCACCGGCGGCCATGACCTGACCCTGTTCGAGCTGGACGAGGCCGCGAACATCATCCGTGAAAAGGTGGACCCCGACGCCAACATCATCGTTGGCTCGACCCTGGACACGTCGATGGAAGGCCGCATCCGTGTGTCGGTCGTGGCCACGGGCATCGACGCCTCGGCTGCCAAGCTTGAGGTTCCTGTCGCGCGCCGGTCGATGGCCGCACCCTTGACGCTGACCCCAGCCCATCAGCCCGAAGCGGCCCGCCCGATGCCGCAGCCGGTTGCGGCGATGGCTGCTTCCGTGGCGCGGCAGCCGATGGAAGACGATGTCGAAACCACCGTAGCCGGGCTTTTCGATCCGGCGGCCACCGAAGCCGAGATCGAGGCAGAGGCTATGCCTGCCGATGATCTGCCTCCGCCCGTCTATCGTCCGCAGGCCGCGCCGCAGCCGTCGATGATCCGGTCTGCCCCCGCCGCGATCGAGGAGGATCCCTCGGTCTTCGTGGCACCCCGTCCACGCGCTGCCGGTCAACCCTCGCCCGAGGCGCTTGCCCGCCTGCAAGCCGCCGTGGCGCGCCCTGCCGCTGGTGGGGCACCCAAGTTTGCGGGCCGTCCGGCACCAGTGCCTGCAGCGCAGCCAGCCCCCGCAGCCGCAGCCCCTGCCGCGGGCAAGCCGCGCTTTGGCATCGGGTCGCTGATCAACCGGATGGCCGGTCATCTGGAAGCCGCAAGCGAGCGCCCCATCCCCGCCTCGGGCCGGGCACAGCCGCCGGTCACGGCCTATGAAGACGATCACGACATGGGAACCGATCAGGACCGGATCGAGATTCCGGCCTTCCTGCGCCGTCAGGCGAACTGA